Genomic DNA from Nymphalis io chromosome 5, ilAglIoxx1.1, whole genome shotgun sequence:
agaatcgTGTGTATGCGTAAATCATAGTAACGAAGCTACTTATATTCaaagttttatatcataaatattgtcATTAGAAGTCGGATATGGTGTGTTTATGTTTTGAACATTTTTAAGATATTGCTGTCATCGTAGTCGGAGAGAATATTGAAATTATGAACGCTATTAAAGCGAACGCTGtcaaatatagtttttgtttatcACAAAAACTGAAATGTCTAAAAGATTGGTAGATTTGCAATTTCAAAGTAAAAGTCTACGACAGAATATCTATTTTGTATAGTaaacacatttttcatttttatcacaTCATTAGATCAAAATAAgagcatttatattttaaaattttctgtaaaaatatacCACATACTATGtaaatgcatatttttattgcgtaatattttttaatctacattTAAAATACCATGGAATGGGATATAAAAAGAGTTACCCTATGAAATCGGACCGGATAGGTAGCGAATAGCGTTATTATAGGTATTTAACaggtaatttattaatgttggtAAAACATTAGAAAACTACATCATATcctatatctatattatattaaacaattgcACTTAATTACAGATTCTCATCAGTATTCAGACTGGGGTGGAAGCAATCCTGGTGGCTACGGATTTTCAGTAACAGGTTTCGGAACAATAGatgacaaattaaataacaatccCGCCTCTAAAAGATTCGACGGTTATGACAACTCGCTCAAAAATTATGGCTATGCCGGTCATAACAACTTGGGTTATAATGAAGTATCTGGTATAGGTGGTTATGAAGGTTACGGTACTTATAAAGAGTTTGGAGGAAACATCCCAAGCGTATATAACTCCAACAAGTTCGGACCCGGCGTATATAACCCCAGTGGATATGTTCCAAACGAATTTGGTCCAAGTGGTTACGCTTCACCAGGATATGGCCCTAGTGGATATGAAGGTAGCGCGTACACAGGTAATGGAGGATACGGTGGTTACGGTGGCAACGGTGGCTTAGCCTCTTACAGCGGTTATAACAATCCTTATTACCAAGGCGGTGGTCACCTTGGATAcggatattataacaaaaaaggcGGTTTCGGTAATATCTACAGCAGTGGTGTAACTCCTAGCTTAGTAACCGGCTATAGAGGTTACACGCGGAGATAATATGACAGAGATAAGGATTGACATAAAAATGCAACTGGTTTCGACTTATTGTTAAGATTAGGCTTCATAAATgtattaagaattattaaacattcattaataaaatgtattgagaCAAAATGTAAATGTAGCCAGTGGGTCATTCAGgacaaaactatatttaaaaaaaactgtttaagtGTCGTTTtggtttaaaatatgaattgggCTTAAGGAGAAATATGTAATGCTATTATCTGTTCCACATAAGAGGAatacaaagtatattataaaaaccaaaGAACCATTATTGTGATAAACTAATccaaactattaattttattattgtattgataaGATAAAAAATGGATATGTGTgaatctattaaataaaatgttaatgctATAATTACTCATTGTTTTTTTCAAGATCAAG
This window encodes:
- the LOC126768599 gene encoding uncharacterized protein LOC126768599, which encodes MSSVKYIIMMLVVSTTKATSENKEKYLRNISPIVKDQNELNDDLKTEGSSYSHQYSDWGGSNPGGYGFSVTGFGTIDDKLNNNPASKRFDGYDNSLKNYGYAGHNNLGYNEVSGIGGYEGYGTYKEFGGNIPSVYNSNKFGPGVYNPSGYVPNEFGPSGYASPGYGPSGYEGSAYTGNGGYGGYGGNGGLASYSGYNNPYYQGGGHLGYGYYNKKGGFGNIYSSGVTPSLVTGYRGYTRR